Proteins from a single region of Patescibacteria group bacterium:
- a CDS encoding rod shape-determining protein has translation MLFVKKIGIDLGTATTLVFLPGRGIVLNEPSVVAISALDKTVLAVGNEAKEMIGRTPDTIIARKPMRDGVIADYRTTESMLRYYINKAIGNFHFFRPEVMVAVPGGISSTEKRAVIDATLAAGAKAAYIIKEPIAAAIGANIPIGSASGHMIIDMGGGTSEIAVISLGGVVACTSVRVAGNKFDAAITEYIRKKYNLAVGERTAEEIKTKVGAAMYPDKKLTIDIRGRDMISGLPRIVTVSSNDVVEAIQDELNMIISAVKSVLFETPPELAADVMDKGMVLAGGSSLLRCIDKLLTQATGVPAYVADEPNLCVAKGTGIALENLESYKKSILAVR, from the coding sequence ATGCTTTTCGTCAAAAAAATCGGCATTGACCTAGGGACGGCGACGACCTTGGTATTTTTACCGGGCCGGGGGATTGTGTTAAATGAACCGTCAGTTGTGGCGATTTCGGCTCTTGATAAAACGGTCTTAGCAGTGGGCAATGAAGCTAAAGAAATGATTGGCCGCACGCCAGATACGATTATTGCTAGAAAACCGATGCGTGATGGCGTGATTGCCGATTACCGTACCACAGAATCAATGTTGCGTTATTATATTAATAAAGCTATTGGTAATTTTCATTTTTTCAGGCCCGAAGTTATGGTGGCTGTGCCGGGCGGCATTAGTTCAACCGAAAAAAGAGCGGTCATTGATGCAACCCTAGCTGCCGGCGCTAAAGCTGCTTATATTATTAAAGAACCGATTGCTGCGGCTATTGGCGCCAATATTCCGATTGGTTCGGCTTCTGGGCACATGATTATTGATATGGGCGGTGGCACCTCAGAGATCGCGGTTATTTCTTTGGGCGGAGTCGTGGCCTGCACTTCAGTACGCGTGGCTGGTAATAAATTTGACGCAGCCATCACCGAATATATTAGAAAAAAATACAACTTAGCCGTGGGAGAGCGAACAGCCGAGGAAATAAAAACCAAGGTTGGCGCGGCCATGTATCCGGATAAAAAATTAACCATTGATATTCGCGGTCGTGACATGATTAGCGGTTTACCGCGCATCGTTACGGTTTCTTCCAACGACGTAGTTGAGGCCATTCAAGATGAATTGAATATGATAATTTCTGCGGTTAAGTCAGTTTTATTTGAAACGCCTCCGGAATTGGCCGCTGACGTCATGGATAAGGGTATGGTTTTGGCTGGCGGCAGTTCGCTGTTGCGTTGCATTGATAAATTATTAACCCAGGCAACAGGCGTGCCGGCTTATGTTGCTGACGAGCCGAATTTATGCGTAGCCAAAGGCACCGGTATCGCCTTGGAAAATTTGGAATCATATAAAAAATCCATTTTGGCCGTGCGATAA